Proteins encoded together in one Desulfosporosinus meridiei DSM 13257 window:
- a CDS encoding ABC transporter ATP-binding protein yields MLLELSGISKHFGGIMAVKDIGFGVKEGSILALIGPNGAGKTTLFNIITGTLLPETGSVTINGRELVGLKPYEIASAGITRTFQNLQLFGSMTVLENVMAGAYLRSKKGFLRSFFSFPGTCREEKRIREESLILLEEIGLAETAGLPATQLPFGKQRLLEIARALASKPALVLLDEPAAGLNPSETEALTDYLKKLKTKGTAMILIEHDMQTVMEAADRIVVLNFGQIIAEGTPAEIQAHPEVIKAYLGEDEKIA; encoded by the coding sequence ATGCTACTTGAACTAAGCGGGATATCAAAACATTTTGGTGGGATTATGGCAGTCAAGGATATAGGTTTTGGAGTAAAAGAAGGAAGTATCCTAGCTCTGATTGGTCCTAACGGGGCAGGAAAAACTACCCTCTTCAATATTATTACGGGGACTCTCCTACCGGAGACAGGTTCAGTAACCATTAATGGCCGAGAGTTGGTCGGGCTAAAACCCTATGAGATTGCCTCTGCCGGCATAACCAGAACCTTTCAAAACCTTCAGCTTTTCGGCAGCATGACGGTCTTGGAAAATGTTATGGCCGGGGCATATCTAAGAAGTAAAAAAGGATTTCTTCGCTCATTTTTCTCCTTTCCCGGAACTTGTCGTGAAGAAAAAAGGATCCGGGAAGAATCACTAATCTTACTTGAAGAAATTGGGCTGGCGGAAACCGCCGGACTGCCGGCTACTCAGTTGCCCTTTGGTAAGCAAAGACTTTTAGAAATAGCCAGAGCTCTGGCCTCTAAGCCTGCACTGGTACTCCTTGATGAACCTGCAGCAGGCTTGAATCCCTCGGAAACAGAGGCCCTGACAGACTATTTAAAAAAACTCAAAACAAAAGGTACAGCCATGATCCTGATAGAGCATGATATGCAAACCGTGATGGAAGCCGCGGATAGGATTGTCGTTTTAAATTTTGGTCAAATAATCGCGGAAGGAACACCGGCAGAAATTCAGGCTCACCCTGAAGTGATTAAAGCATATCTCGGAGAGGATGAAAAG
- a CDS encoding branched-chain amino acid ABC transporter permease gives MHLKNHKGLILLLFLLVIPLKLDSNYLYSTLVIIAIYSIVVQGLGILMGYAGQVSFGHAAFFGLGGYTAAILTTRFHWPTLLALLAAAILPGIIAAIIGRQTLKLRELYLALATLGFGILVHIIFNEGGELTGGPSGMSGIPNLTIGTISFDNDQKFYLLVWFMLLIILVGIYNLVHSRTGRALCSIRESEYAAENAGVDCARLKLQAFIFSALLAGLAGGLYTFYVTFISPSPFSFHTSVQFVLMAVIGGLGTFWGPLLGAVVVVSLNELLREIVPLLIPGAGGEYQIIIYGIILVGLMIFQPKGLSSIGRYFRQPPKKELKPEG, from the coding sequence ATGCATTTGAAGAATCATAAGGGCTTAATTCTGTTGCTTTTCCTTCTTGTCATACCTCTTAAGCTAGATAGCAATTACCTTTACAGCACATTAGTTATTATTGCTATCTATTCAATCGTCGTGCAGGGTTTGGGGATTTTGATGGGATATGCAGGCCAGGTATCCTTTGGGCATGCGGCATTTTTTGGCTTAGGAGGATATACAGCAGCCATTTTAACAACTCGCTTTCATTGGCCCACCCTCTTAGCCCTCCTTGCAGCAGCGATCTTACCGGGAATTATAGCAGCTATAATTGGTCGGCAGACCCTGAAGCTACGAGAACTATATTTGGCCTTAGCAACACTTGGTTTTGGAATATTAGTTCATATAATCTTCAACGAGGGGGGAGAACTCACCGGTGGTCCTTCAGGAATGAGTGGGATTCCAAACCTTACGATAGGGACTATATCTTTCGACAATGATCAGAAATTCTATTTACTGGTCTGGTTCATGCTGTTAATAATATTAGTAGGAATCTATAATTTAGTTCATTCACGCACAGGAAGAGCCCTTTGCTCAATTCGAGAAAGTGAGTATGCAGCCGAAAATGCTGGGGTTGACTGTGCCAGGCTCAAACTCCAGGCATTTATCTTTAGCGCACTTTTAGCCGGACTTGCCGGAGGGTTATATACTTTTTATGTTACCTTTATCAGTCCTTCCCCCTTCAGCTTTCATACGTCAGTGCAATTTGTGCTCATGGCCGTAATCGGAGGTTTGGGCACCTTTTGGGGACCCTTATTAGGAGCAGTTGTGGTGGTTTCCTTGAATGAACTGCTAAGAGAAATTGTACCTTTATTAATACCGGGAGCAGGCGGCGAATATCAAATCATCATCTACGGAATCATTCTTGTAGGTCTCATGATTTTCCAACCCAAAGGTTTAAGCAGTATTGGACGATACTTCAGACAACCTCCCAAAAAGGAACTGAAGCCTGAAGGGTAA
- a CDS encoding branched-chain amino acid ABC transporter permease, with translation MGEQLLQLLLTGLTLGSIYSIIALTLVTTFNVTGILNLAQGEFVVIGALIAVSLQGTGMPMAAVFLVSVILVGILGGLLERLTINRARGASSLGMLIITIGLSISLRGLALLIWGTDTYSLPAFSQGGSIMIGGAALNPQSIWIFSLVAVTLAGLYGFFEHTFWGKAVKASVYNQTGARLQGINLNTISLLAFVSAGGLGAAAGVSIGPITMVTYDMGFMLGVKGFVAAAIGGLSNVGGAVIGGILLGILESFSSGLISSGLKDAISIIILLGVLLIRPEGIIGAIRERKI, from the coding sequence ATGGGAGAACAACTATTACAACTTTTACTCACCGGACTGACCTTAGGCAGCATATACTCCATCATTGCTTTAACCCTGGTTACGACTTTTAATGTTACGGGCATCTTAAACTTGGCTCAAGGGGAATTTGTTGTCATCGGGGCCCTGATAGCGGTCAGCTTACAAGGAACCGGGATGCCAATGGCTGCAGTATTTCTGGTCTCGGTAATTTTAGTAGGTATCCTCGGTGGTTTGCTGGAGCGCCTGACAATTAACAGAGCGAGAGGCGCCAGCAGCCTGGGGATGTTAATAATAACCATTGGTCTCTCCATATCGTTACGCGGTTTGGCGCTGCTTATCTGGGGAACGGATACCTATTCTCTCCCCGCCTTCTCCCAAGGAGGGTCAATAATGATTGGTGGAGCTGCCCTAAATCCTCAGAGTATATGGATTTTTTCTCTTGTTGCAGTTACCTTAGCTGGATTATATGGCTTCTTTGAGCATACCTTCTGGGGAAAGGCTGTAAAAGCTTCCGTATATAACCAAACTGGTGCGAGACTTCAGGGCATAAACTTAAATACCATCTCCCTGTTAGCCTTCGTATCCGCAGGAGGGTTGGGGGCAGCAGCTGGGGTGAGTATTGGGCCTATCACTATGGTCACCTATGATATGGGGTTTATGCTGGGAGTTAAAGGCTTTGTGGCTGCCGCGATTGGAGGACTGAGCAATGTCGGTGGTGCAGTTATCGGGGGGATTCTCTTAGGGATTCTGGAGTCCTTTAGTTCCGGACTCATTTCCTCGGGTTTAAAGGATGCCATATCCATCATCATTTTGCTGGGGGTTCTTCTCATACGACCTGAGGGAATTATCGGAGCAATTAGAGAACGGAAAATATAA
- a CDS encoding ABC transporter substrate-binding protein: MKNMSKGLKRRLGLALLLVISLLISACSPTKEADVKSTTASANEPYKIGAVLDISGNSSSLGVPERDTLLMMVEKLNSEGGINGHPVDLTIMDNKSDETESVLAVKTLIEKGSLAILGASSSGTSMAMIKTVESEKVPMISLAAASSIVEPTSDRKWVFKTAQSDIVMISKIISYLKKNNLNKIAFLYMNNSYGDNGKKALTAAVKNSGISIVAEEKFDANDKDMTPQLSKVKASEAQVVIVWAIPPSASILTKNFKDVGLTIPLIHSHGVGNQKFIELAQGAADDTLLPIGKLSVAQQIPDNDPQKKVLESYIADYAKKYNSEPNSFGGYAWDAFNLLVSALEKAGPDREAIRGELEKTQGFVGISGVFNMSPEDHNGLKEDSAVLVKVDQGKWKLIE; this comes from the coding sequence ATGAAAAACATGTCAAAGGGATTAAAGAGAAGATTAGGACTTGCGCTTCTATTGGTAATCAGCTTACTAATCAGTGCCTGCAGCCCAACTAAGGAAGCAGATGTAAAGAGTACTACGGCATCGGCAAATGAACCCTATAAAATTGGGGCAGTATTGGATATCAGCGGCAATTCCTCATCATTAGGAGTACCAGAACGTGACACCCTGCTAATGATGGTTGAGAAGCTAAACTCTGAGGGGGGGATTAACGGACATCCGGTGGATCTGACCATCATGGATAACAAAAGTGACGAAACCGAAAGCGTTTTAGCCGTTAAAACTCTGATTGAAAAAGGATCACTGGCAATACTGGGGGCTAGTTCCAGCGGGACGTCTATGGCCATGATCAAGACCGTCGAAAGTGAAAAAGTTCCTATGATTTCCTTAGCCGCTGCCAGCAGTATCGTTGAGCCAACGAGTGATAGGAAATGGGTATTTAAAACAGCCCAAAGCGATATTGTCATGATTAGTAAGATAATTAGTTACCTTAAGAAAAACAACTTGAACAAAATTGCCTTCTTGTATATGAACAACTCCTACGGCGACAATGGAAAAAAAGCGCTCACAGCTGCCGTGAAAAATAGTGGAATTAGTATTGTTGCTGAAGAGAAATTTGATGCCAATGACAAAGACATGACTCCCCAGTTATCCAAAGTAAAAGCCAGTGAGGCTCAAGTCGTCATCGTTTGGGCTATCCCGCCTTCGGCTTCAATTTTAACTAAGAATTTTAAAGATGTAGGTCTCACTATTCCCTTGATTCACAGTCATGGAGTAGGCAACCAAAAATTCATTGAACTTGCGCAAGGTGCTGCTGATGATACTCTCCTGCCCATTGGCAAACTATCTGTGGCTCAGCAAATTCCAGACAATGATCCTCAGAAAAAAGTATTGGAGAGTTACATCGCTGATTATGCCAAGAAATATAATAGCGAGCCGAATTCCTTTGGAGGCTATGCCTGGGACGCCTTTAATCTGCTGGTAAGTGCGCTGGAAAAAGCCGGGCCGGATCGTGAGGCCATTAGGGGAGAACTGGAAAAGACTCAGGGATTTGTCGGTATTTCAGGAGTATTTAATATGTCACCTGAGGATCATAATGGCCTGAAGGAAGATTCTGCGGTACTAGTGAAGGTAGATCAAGGAAAATGGAAGCTTATAGAATAA
- a CDS encoding YojF family protein, producing the protein MNPINKSIVQTELDRFLNREVYLHLETTNGAYAVHRQESKMTVGAYIRNGLIRFGRGIITGEGPYRVGLKMEIGWVYAEGLTDYEIDPEGQLLLAGHDQEGRLAVALELSLSPFEL; encoded by the coding sequence ATGAATCCGATTAATAAATCTATCGTACAAACTGAACTAGATCGTTTTCTAAATCGTGAAGTCTACCTCCACCTTGAGACAACCAATGGCGCTTATGCCGTTCATAGACAAGAGAGCAAAATGACCGTGGGGGCGTATATACGCAATGGTCTTATCCGCTTTGGGCGGGGGATTATCACAGGAGAAGGCCCATACCGCGTAGGTCTTAAAATGGAAATCGGCTGGGTCTACGCCGAAGGCTTAACGGATTACGAGATTGATCCGGAAGGTCAACTCTTACTAGCCGGCCATGATCAAGAGGGGCGCTTAGCAGTGGCTCTAGAACTCAGCCTGTCTCCTTTTGAATTGTAA
- the bshB2 gene encoding bacillithiol biosynthesis deacetylase BshB2, whose amino-acid sequence MEEHVLVVFPHPDDETFGCGGTIAQFTKSGVPVTYICGTLGQMGRNMGKPLFANRESLPIIREVELEVACQALGIQRLIQLGLRDKTIEFENPELLTDRLEQIILEVKPSLVLTHYPGYAVHPDHNALGDVTIRAVSRLSPQERPTVYAHAFARDCQDQLGKPDIINDIRDVAEIKLAAIRAHRSQSQVILPRLSNGQFKNPSSKNSYNHMLTRESFWIYRFS is encoded by the coding sequence TTGGAAGAACATGTTCTTGTAGTTTTCCCGCACCCAGACGACGAAACGTTTGGCTGTGGCGGAACCATAGCTCAATTCACAAAATCTGGAGTTCCTGTCACTTATATCTGTGGTACTTTAGGACAAATGGGACGCAACATGGGTAAGCCACTCTTTGCCAACCGCGAATCATTGCCAATTATACGGGAAGTGGAGTTGGAGGTAGCATGCCAGGCCCTTGGTATTCAACGCCTGATTCAACTTGGATTGCGAGATAAAACGATAGAGTTTGAAAACCCTGAATTATTGACGGACAGGCTTGAGCAGATCATTTTAGAAGTCAAGCCATCCTTGGTTCTTACCCACTATCCCGGTTATGCTGTTCACCCGGATCATAATGCTCTGGGCGACGTGACCATCCGAGCTGTATCCCGCCTTTCCCCTCAAGAACGTCCTACGGTGTATGCCCACGCTTTTGCTCGCGACTGTCAAGATCAGCTCGGAAAACCAGATATAATAAACGACATTAGAGATGTTGCTGAGATAAAGCTGGCTGCAATCCGAGCTCACAGATCCCAATCACAAGTAATTCTTCCCCGTCTCTCTAATGGACAGTTTAAGAATCCGTCTTCGAAGAACTCATACAACCATATGCTCACTCGCGAATCCTTCTGGATCTATCGTTTTTCGTAA
- a CDS encoding formate/nitrite transporter family protein codes for METKSYLPPSEITYTAIQTGIKKVGMKYSNQFILAILAGAFIAFAAEGSNMAAFNLFAKPETYGLGKVLAGAIFGTGLMMVVLAGGELFTGNTLILGGVLDGKVKFKDMLKNWFFVYCGNFIGAILLAYMMVHSGLYNSGANVLGGVTIKIASYKVGLPFMSAFYLGVMCNMLVCLAVWMAYGAKDMVGKILAIFFPIWLFITSGFEHSIANMYYIPAGILAKANPSWVTESHLGSQALENLNWGTFVINNLVPVTLGNIVGGSFFVAGVYWFVYIKNDVKAERALINQSRSNAAK; via the coding sequence GTGGAGACAAAAAGTTATTTGCCACCATCTGAAATAACTTATACTGCTATACAAACAGGCATCAAAAAGGTGGGTATGAAATATTCCAATCAATTTATTTTGGCAATTTTAGCGGGTGCTTTCATTGCCTTTGCAGCCGAAGGCTCAAATATGGCGGCTTTTAATTTATTTGCCAAGCCGGAAACCTATGGCTTGGGAAAAGTTCTGGCAGGGGCAATATTTGGAACAGGACTTATGATGGTTGTATTGGCAGGCGGAGAATTGTTTACCGGAAACACCTTAATTTTAGGCGGAGTATTAGATGGAAAAGTAAAATTCAAGGATATGCTAAAGAATTGGTTTTTCGTTTACTGCGGCAATTTCATTGGAGCAATACTTCTTGCTTATATGATGGTTCATTCTGGATTGTATAACAGTGGTGCTAATGTTTTAGGAGGAGTAACCATCAAAATTGCCTCCTATAAAGTAGGGTTGCCGTTTATGTCGGCATTCTATTTGGGGGTTATGTGTAATATGTTAGTCTGTCTAGCAGTCTGGATGGCCTATGGGGCGAAGGATATGGTTGGTAAAATACTGGCGATCTTCTTCCCGATATGGCTTTTTATCACATCCGGCTTTGAACATAGTATAGCGAACATGTATTATATTCCCGCTGGAATTCTAGCAAAAGCAAATCCGAGTTGGGTGACTGAGTCTCATTTGGGATCACAAGCGCTAGAGAATTTAAACTGGGGAACCTTTGTAATAAATAACTTGGTTCCGGTTACACTGGGAAACATTGTAGGGGGATCCTTTTTTGTCGCCGGAGTTTATTGGTTCGTATATATAAAAAATGATGTTAAAGCAGAACGTGCCTTAATAAATCAGTCCAGATCTAATGCTGCTAAGTAA
- a CDS encoding cache domain-containing protein encodes MRSLKHQMLILLLGSLFLLAVCFLTVLGWYMKDRVVAATIIKTQTDLATCGEIIDKTYPGYWSVQDGNLYKGATKINLNNELVDHLSRLTGDTVTFFLGDTRVATTVLGSNDERVIGTKVSANVARTVLEDGQTFIGEANVVGQWHQSGYAPLRAENGNIIGIFYVGISHAYEKEIITRSLITMAVLGLGLTILIALITWFFIQKVIINPLHNIMLGTRDVATGHVTEKVKVSRVKEIEELEDAFNQMVEQFQTSIEEIDSRADSNGEMPLAEIEDTVIDSSEDIETTDLSLLTSNTSEPEEVSKADTAWSIKEEDLPKGLNETTLEQIIEFLQANRRPLSSEEVAEGVKLTRVTVRRYLEFLEDRGLLISKLKYGIGRPVKLFTPI; translated from the coding sequence GTGCGTTCACTCAAACATCAAATGCTCATATTGCTGCTGGGTTCATTGTTTTTGCTGGCAGTTTGCTTTCTCACGGTTCTGGGGTGGTATATGAAAGATCGCGTTGTGGCAGCCACAATTATAAAAACGCAGACAGATTTGGCAACATGTGGAGAGATTATTGATAAGACCTATCCTGGTTACTGGTCAGTGCAAGATGGAAACCTATATAAAGGGGCCACTAAGATCAACCTAAATAACGAATTAGTTGATCATTTGTCCCGTCTAACCGGAGACACAGTGACCTTTTTCTTGGGCGATACAAGGGTAGCAACTACAGTTCTTGGGTCAAACGATGAACGAGTGATAGGAACCAAGGTCTCAGCTAACGTAGCCCGGACGGTATTGGAGGATGGTCAAACTTTCATAGGAGAAGCCAATGTTGTAGGACAGTGGCACCAATCAGGATATGCTCCTTTACGAGCGGAAAATGGCAATATTATTGGGATCTTTTATGTGGGAATTTCCCATGCTTATGAGAAGGAAATAATCACCCGATCTCTAATCACAATGGCGGTCTTGGGTTTAGGTTTAACGATCTTAATAGCACTTATTACCTGGTTTTTTATTCAGAAAGTTATCATTAATCCTTTACATAATATCATGTTAGGAACTAGAGATGTAGCAACTGGGCACGTTACTGAGAAGGTTAAAGTTTCTAGAGTCAAAGAAATTGAAGAGTTGGAGGATGCCTTTAACCAAATGGTAGAACAGTTTCAAACTTCCATCGAGGAGATTGATAGCAGAGCTGATAGTAATGGGGAAATGCCACTTGCCGAAATTGAAGATACAGTTATTGATTCGTCTGAGGACATTGAGACAACCGATCTTTCCCTCTTAACGTCTAACACTAGTGAGCCAGAAGAAGTATCTAAAGCTGACACAGCATGGTCTATCAAAGAGGAGGATTTGCCAAAAGGATTAAACGAAACAACTCTTGAGCAGATCATTGAATTTTTACAAGCTAACCGCCGACCCCTTTCTTCAGAAGAGGTTGCTGAAGGAGTGAAGCTAACTAGGGTAACAGTACGTCGCTATCTCGAGTTCTTAGAAGACCGTGGTCTGTTAATATCCAAGCTTAAATATGGAATTGGCCGACCAGTTAAGCTATTTACTCCAATCTAA
- a CDS encoding HD domain-containing protein, with protein sequence MTQEDIRFFRTWFEEYTKRFPSEDPEIEANLWYKKEHSIRVREYMLTLGHDLRLNENQMFLAEVIGLFHDVGRFEQYVRYHTFKDYQSEDHAKLGLSVLEREQVFLGRGSEQEKDLIFTAILNHNQRVVHKKVLGNTLKLCKLIRDADKLDILEQVISFYENPARTPHFAIERNHKDERYSSDIIQAS encoded by the coding sequence ATGACCCAAGAGGATATTCGTTTTTTTAGAACATGGTTTGAAGAATACACGAAGAGATTCCCTTCGGAAGATCCAGAAATAGAGGCTAATTTGTGGTATAAAAAGGAACATTCCATAAGAGTTAGAGAATACATGCTAACCCTTGGCCATGACCTTCGGTTAAACGAGAATCAGATGTTTCTCGCAGAAGTAATAGGGCTTTTTCATGATGTAGGGCGTTTTGAACAATATGTAAGATATCATACATTCAAAGATTATCAGAGTGAAGATCATGCCAAACTGGGATTATCAGTTCTGGAGCGGGAACAAGTCTTTTTAGGTCGAGGGAGTGAGCAGGAAAAAGATCTTATATTTACTGCCATACTTAATCACAATCAACGTGTCGTTCATAAAAAGGTGCTTGGGAATACTCTAAAACTCTGTAAGTTAATTCGAGATGCCGACAAACTGGATATTCTTGAGCAGGTAATCAGTTTTTATGAGAATCCTGCCCGAACTCCTCATTTTGCCATTGAAAGAAATCACAAAGATGAAAGATATTCTTCGGATATTATCCAGGCATCTTAA
- a CDS encoding homocysteine S-methyltransferase family protein, with amino-acid sequence MKSFLTSIQERVLLYDGSKGVMLQKRGLKGNEASESWNLSKPDEIKNLYNLYKQAGSDVIQTNTFPGNRVTLDKHRLGDKTYQVNFEGVKLAKEVAGDNTYVAASVGPTGMIMEPAGELSFDKAYDIFKEQLKAIEDAGADVVNFETFTDLNELRAAILAAKETTSLPIIASVTFNDNSRTLSGNSAEVCGIVCEALNVEVVGANCSGGPDSLLEPIKKMHGVVSIPLSVKANAGMPELVAGEAVYKQKPEQFSAYTKEYVEHGVRLIGGCCGTTPEFISALRKELNEIKVPNLELRSNTMIASAFSYLELSNKELSIEKLFINNDLRDVLKKGDFYSLLQDYKAAKMDCLFIDFGDMNVTFDVWEFISTISYLVKKPLIIKCDSLEIVDKILRYYPGRVGVVLSNTSNLSREQLKHYGALILNDKFEPSVQE; translated from the coding sequence ATGAAGAGTTTTTTAACTTCGATCCAAGAAAGGGTTTTACTATATGATGGGTCTAAAGGTGTCATGCTTCAGAAGAGAGGGTTAAAAGGCAATGAAGCGTCTGAATCATGGAATCTATCAAAACCTGATGAGATCAAAAACCTGTATAATCTCTATAAACAAGCAGGATCTGACGTAATCCAAACCAATACGTTTCCTGGTAATAGAGTTACCCTTGATAAGCACCGCTTAGGGGATAAGACTTATCAAGTAAACTTTGAAGGGGTCAAATTGGCTAAAGAGGTAGCAGGAGATAACACTTACGTTGCTGCTTCAGTTGGACCAACGGGAATGATTATGGAACCTGCGGGGGAATTAAGTTTTGACAAAGCTTATGATATTTTTAAAGAGCAATTAAAGGCAATCGAGGATGCGGGTGCGGATGTTGTTAATTTTGAAACATTTACAGATTTAAATGAATTAAGAGCAGCTATTTTGGCCGCTAAAGAAACTACAAGTTTGCCAATTATTGCTTCGGTAACCTTTAATGACAATAGTAGAACTCTATCCGGTAATTCAGCTGAGGTATGTGGAATAGTCTGTGAAGCTTTAAACGTGGAAGTAGTTGGGGCTAACTGTTCCGGCGGACCTGACAGTTTACTTGAACCTATCAAGAAAATGCATGGGGTTGTTTCCATTCCTCTTTCAGTTAAAGCGAATGCTGGTATGCCAGAATTAGTTGCAGGAGAAGCGGTCTATAAACAAAAACCAGAACAATTTAGTGCTTATACAAAAGAATATGTTGAGCATGGAGTAAGACTTATCGGTGGGTGTTGTGGAACCACCCCGGAATTTATCAGTGCCTTGAGGAAAGAGCTCAATGAGATTAAAGTTCCGAACTTAGAATTGCGTTCGAATACGATGATTGCGTCAGCTTTTAGTTACTTAGAACTTTCTAACAAGGAATTATCTATTGAAAAGCTTTTCATTAATAATGATCTGAGAGACGTGTTAAAAAAAGGCGATTTTTATAGCTTGCTGCAAGATTATAAAGCGGCAAAGATGGATTGCTTGTTCATAGATTTTGGGGATATGAATGTAACCTTTGACGTATGGGAATTTATTAGCACTATAAGCTATCTCGTTAAGAAGCCGCTGATTATCAAATGTGATTCTCTTGAAATAGTTGACAAAATCCTAAGATATTATCCTGGAAGGGTGGGCGTAGTTCTATCGAATACTTCAAATCTATCTCGTGAGCAATTAAAACACTATGGTGCTTTAATTCTTAATGACAAATTTGAACCGAGTGTCCAGGAATAA
- a CDS encoding M42 family metallopeptidase, which yields MDMDFRILEQLTQIFGPSGSEEQVAEFISAQISPYCDEVISDTLGNLLAVRHGTGKKIMVAAHMDEIGLMITHIDKEGFLRFTPLGGVRTANLVGQRVKFNTGRIGTIGVEKLAKPSDFKLDKLYIDIGAVSQNEAEQIVHLGETAVFVGDFVEVGSRIMAKALDDRVGCFVVIEALKRSKSTNELVFAFTAQEEIGTRGAKTAAYALEPDLAIAVDVTATGDTPKDHTMSVKLGSGVGIKVLDRSLITPPQIKRWMAGVAAERNIPFQWEVLEYGGTDSGAIHLSRGGVPSGVISIPTRYVHSPAEMVDRSDVQAAVDLLVSLLEHPPD from the coding sequence ATGGATATGGATTTCAGAATCCTGGAACAGTTAACCCAGATATTTGGCCCTTCCGGTTCAGAAGAGCAAGTCGCAGAATTCATATCTGCTCAGATAAGTCCTTATTGTGACGAAGTTATTAGTGACACTTTAGGAAATCTCCTAGCTGTACGTCACGGAACGGGTAAAAAAATCATGGTTGCTGCTCATATGGATGAAATCGGCTTGATGATTACACATATTGATAAAGAGGGATTCTTACGTTTTACCCCTCTTGGTGGAGTGCGTACTGCTAACCTAGTTGGACAAAGGGTTAAGTTTAATACGGGGAGAATCGGAACCATCGGAGTAGAAAAATTAGCTAAACCAAGTGACTTTAAACTAGATAAACTCTATATTGATATTGGTGCAGTTTCCCAGAATGAGGCCGAACAGATTGTCCACCTAGGAGAAACGGCAGTGTTTGTAGGAGATTTCGTGGAAGTAGGATCAAGAATCATGGCCAAAGCTCTTGATGACCGAGTTGGTTGTTTTGTGGTTATTGAAGCCCTTAAACGTTCCAAGTCTACTAATGAATTAGTTTTTGCTTTTACTGCGCAAGAAGAAATCGGAACCAGAGGTGCCAAAACGGCAGCCTATGCTCTTGAACCTGACCTGGCAATAGCTGTTGATGTGACAGCTACAGGAGATACTCCTAAGGACCACACCATGTCGGTGAAATTAGGAAGTGGTGTGGGGATTAAAGTCCTCGATCGTTCGTTGATTACCCCTCCTCAAATAAAACGCTGGATGGCTGGAGTAGCAGCGGAAAGGAATATTCCCTTCCAGTGGGAGGTATTAGAGTACGGAGGGACGGATTCCGGAGCTATTCATTTGTCTAGAGGAGGAGTTCCTTCCGGTGTAATTTCAATCCCGACGAGATATGTTCACAGTCCGGCTGAAATGGTTGATCGAAGTGATGTTCAAGCTGCCGTGGATTTACTCGTGAGTTTACTTGAACATCCTCCGGATTGA